Proteins from one Aureimonas sp. SA4125 genomic window:
- the pabB gene encoding aminodeoxychorismate synthase component I, whose product MLHIPAMGHRRIDFIEPAEAAGRLLSLGGLAFLDSALPHSGLGRYAYVAAAPFADFTVDAEGARFAGERLAGPPLDALRAVMARFPLVPSAGLPPFQGGAIGVVGYDFAHHLERLARPSDFDPAEPSLRLNFYDTILAVDLAEKTAMILSSGHPETGTEARRERAERQTEAFLAALAKPREDTGITIPATRLDWSSNFTAEGYEAAIGRVREYILAGDIYQANIAQQFTASLPENFDAFAFYERLRAANPAPFAAYLEFPGLTVASSSPERFLKLAGAAVETRPIKGTAPRSADPDEDRALAGALLASEKDRAENVMIVDLLRNDLARVATPDSVEVPVLCGLETYASVHHLVSVVTATLREGMDGLDLIAAAFPGGSITGAPKLRAMDIITEIEDRARGVYCGSIGYLGFDGSLDLNIAIRTVTLQNGRATLQAGGGITILSEPAAEYAETFAKASRVFAAFEDTP is encoded by the coding sequence ATGCTTCACATCCCGGCCATGGGGCACAGACGCATCGATTTCATCGAGCCGGCGGAAGCGGCAGGGCGGCTTTTGAGCCTTGGCGGCCTCGCCTTCCTCGACAGCGCCTTGCCGCATTCCGGGCTTGGGCGCTATGCCTATGTGGCGGCGGCGCCCTTTGCCGACTTCACCGTCGATGCCGAAGGCGCCCGCTTTGCCGGCGAACGCCTCGCCGGCCCGCCCTTGGATGCGCTGCGCGCCGTCATGGCGCGCTTCCCCCTGGTGCCCTCGGCAGGCTTGCCGCCGTTCCAGGGCGGAGCCATCGGCGTCGTCGGCTATGACTTCGCCCATCATCTGGAGCGCCTGGCACGGCCCAGCGATTTCGATCCGGCCGAGCCGTCATTGCGGCTGAACTTCTACGACACGATCCTTGCCGTCGATCTCGCCGAGAAGACGGCCATGATTCTGTCGTCGGGGCATCCTGAAACCGGCACCGAGGCAAGGCGAGAACGCGCCGAACGGCAGACCGAGGCCTTTCTCGCCGCCCTCGCAAAGCCGCGGGAGGATACGGGCATCACCATCCCCGCGACCCGCCTCGACTGGTCCTCGAACTTCACAGCCGAAGGTTACGAGGCGGCGATCGGGCGCGTGCGCGAGTACATATTGGCCGGCGACATCTACCAGGCGAATATCGCCCAGCAGTTCACCGCATCGCTGCCCGAGAATTTCGACGCCTTTGCCTTCTACGAGCGGCTGCGCGCCGCCAATCCCGCGCCCTTTGCCGCCTACCTCGAATTTCCCGGCCTTACTGTCGCCTCGTCGTCGCCCGAACGCTTCCTGAAACTCGCGGGGGCCGCCGTCGAGACGCGGCCGATCAAGGGTACGGCGCCGCGCTCGGCCGATCCGGACGAGGACCGCGCACTGGCCGGCGCCCTTCTCGCCTCGGAGAAGGACCGGGCCGAGAACGTCATGATCGTCGATCTCCTGCGCAACGATCTCGCCCGCGTCGCAACCCCCGATTCGGTCGAGGTGCCCGTCCTCTGCGGCCTCGAAACCTATGCCTCGGTGCATCACCTGGTCTCGGTGGTGACGGCGACCCTTCGCGAGGGCATGGACGGGCTCGACCTCATCGCCGCCGCCTTTCCCGGCGGCTCGATCACCGGCGCGCCAAAACTTCGGGCCATGGACATCATCACCGAGATCGAGGACCGCGCCCGCGGCGTCTATTGCGGGTCGATCGGCTATCTCGGCTTCGACGGGTCGCTCGACCTCAACATCGCCATCCGCACCGTGACGCTGCAGAACGGCCGTGCGACGCTCCAGGCCGGCGGCGGCATCACCATCCTGTCGGAGCCCGCGGCCGAATATGCGGAAACCTTCGCCAAGGCGTCGCGCGTCTTCGCCGCCTTCGAGGACACGCCGTGA
- a CDS encoding adenylate/guanylate cyclase domain-containing protein, translated as MTHAHVQRLAAWIARQGLAGASETELLDGFCAECTAAGLPLSRAMLVIDTLHPIYEGRVFRWRNDGVAEEPMVEYGRTDTGAAAADWQSSIFYQMLASGDEERRVRIATQDPHPWKHLAELKEAGHADYVAFVHRFSAESSIGEMDCLYSYWVTRDPDGFGEEGLAALRALLPPLALAVKCASLARIAETLVEVYLGRDAGRLVLKGRIARGITETIQAVLWFSDLRDFTTIADAAEPGEIIPLLNDYADAAISAVHAAGGDVMKLIGDGVLAIFKAEDPAEACRSALRAEADLRGRVAALNARRTAEGRPVTTVTLGLHIGPVSYGNIGSDDRLDFTVVGPAVNEVSRISSMCRSVDRGILVSSDFRAATPAPESENLVSVGRYALRGVGRAQELFTLDPAHL; from the coding sequence ATGACGCATGCCCATGTCCAGCGCCTCGCCGCTTGGATCGCCCGGCAGGGCCTTGCCGGTGCCAGCGAGACGGAACTCCTGGACGGTTTCTGCGCCGAGTGCACGGCGGCCGGCTTGCCCCTGTCGCGCGCCATGCTCGTCATCGACACGCTGCATCCGATCTACGAAGGCCGGGTCTTTCGCTGGCGCAACGACGGTGTCGCCGAGGAGCCGATGGTCGAATACGGCCGAACCGACACGGGCGCCGCCGCCGCCGACTGGCAGTCCAGCATCTTCTACCAGATGCTGGCATCGGGCGATGAAGAGCGGCGGGTGCGCATCGCGACGCAGGATCCCCATCCCTGGAAGCACCTCGCCGAGCTGAAGGAAGCCGGTCACGCCGATTACGTCGCCTTCGTCCACCGCTTTTCCGCCGAATCCAGCATCGGCGAAATGGACTGCCTCTATTCCTATTGGGTGACCCGCGATCCCGACGGCTTTGGCGAGGAGGGGCTAGCCGCCTTGCGCGCGCTTTTGCCGCCGCTGGCCCTCGCCGTCAAATGCGCCTCGCTCGCGCGGATCGCCGAGACCTTGGTCGAGGTCTATCTCGGCCGCGATGCCGGACGCCTCGTCCTCAAGGGCCGTATCGCGCGCGGTATCACCGAGACGATCCAGGCGGTGCTGTGGTTCTCGGACCTTCGCGACTTCACCACCATCGCCGACGCGGCCGAGCCCGGCGAGATCATTCCGCTCCTCAACGACTATGCCGACGCGGCGATCTCGGCGGTGCATGCGGCCGGCGGCGACGTGATGAAGCTCATCGGCGATGGGGTGCTGGCGATCTTCAAGGCCGAGGATCCGGCCGAGGCCTGCCGCTCGGCGCTGCGGGCCGAGGCGGACCTGCGCGGGCGCGTCGCGGCGCTCAACGCGCGGCGGACGGCGGAAGGGCGGCCGGTGACGACCGTCACCCTCGGCCTCCACATCGGTCCGGTCTCCTACGGCAATATCGGCAGCGACGACCGGCTCGACTTCACCGTCGTCGGCCCGGCCGTCAACGAGGTCAGCCGCATTTCCTCGATGTGCCGATCGGTCGACCGCGGCATCCTCGTCTCCTCCGACTTTCGCGCCGCCACCCCGGCCCCGGAAAGCGAAAACCTCGTCTCCGTCGGCCGCTATGCCCTGCGCGGCGTGGGCCGGGCGCAGGAACTCTTCACCCTCGACCCGGCGCACCTCTGA